A genomic stretch from Gammaproteobacteria bacterium includes:
- a CDS encoding class I SAM-dependent methyltransferase, with the protein MSEDLTKQESHFAFGENWAAYSEKIGETEINEAVAGLSRLLGGERLDGKRFLDIGCGSGLHSLAALKLGAAEVVAVDIDPASVATTRAVLEHRFPSGNYTVEQHSVFELDPASQGTFDVVYSWGVLHHTGDMDRAMRLAASLVADSGIFIFALYRKTWMCGSWKIEKRWYARASSKAQSRARSVYTFFVRLGLLLMGRDFKRFVREYRGKRGMDYYHDVHDWMGGWPYESISPREVDSFMHKLGFSRVRSFVRPGNILGRRHGIFGSGCDEYVYRHDDNG; encoded by the coding sequence ATGAGCGAAGACTTAACCAAGCAGGAATCGCATTTCGCATTTGGTGAGAACTGGGCCGCATACTCGGAAAAAATCGGCGAGACTGAGATCAATGAGGCTGTCGCCGGGCTGTCGCGTTTATTGGGTGGCGAGCGCCTGGATGGAAAGCGGTTTCTCGATATCGGTTGCGGATCGGGCCTGCACAGCCTTGCGGCTTTGAAGCTGGGGGCGGCGGAGGTGGTCGCCGTGGATATAGATCCCGCTTCAGTAGCGACAACCCGTGCAGTGCTTGAGCACCGCTTCCCAAGCGGTAACTACACGGTGGAGCAGCATAGTGTCTTTGAGCTCGATCCGGCATCCCAGGGAACCTTCGATGTTGTTTATTCCTGGGGCGTGTTGCACCACACCGGCGACATGGACCGTGCCATGCGGCTGGCGGCATCCCTGGTGGCGGATTCCGGCATCTTCATTTTCGCACTGTATAGAAAAACCTGGATGTGCGGGTCGTGGAAAATTGAGAAACGCTGGTATGCGCGGGCTTCGTCTAAGGCGCAGTCCAGAGCAAGATCCGTTTACACATTCTTCGTGAGGCTGGGATTGCTGCTCATGGGACGTGATTTCAAACGGTTCGTGCGCGAATACCGCGGCAAGCGGGGTATGGATTATTATCACGACGTACACGACTGGATGGGTGGTTGGCCTTACGAGTCGATCTCGCCCAGGGAGGTCGATTCGTTCATGCATAAGCTTGGATTCTCCCGCGTCAGATCCTTCGTTCGGCCCGGGAATATTCTGGGGCGCAGGCATGGGATTTTCGGCTCCGGTTGTGATGAGTACGTCTATCGTCACGACGATAATGGTTGA